Below is a window of Tolypothrix bouteillei VB521301 DNA.
GGCGTCTGTACTGGGAGCAGCAGTAGGTTTAGTTGGCGAACTAGCCAGCACAGAAGTCAAAGCTTCGTTATGTAGCTTGGTTAAAGTTGTGCGTCAAGAACCGGAATGGCTATTAGAACTGAAAGGAGACACGTCTCATTTAACGGAAGTCGAGGAGGTTGTCAGGTTTGATGTCAGCGAGCAATTACCAGTCACCAGCAAGCAGTGACCAAATTTAAGTAATTGACTTCAAATCTGGTATCAGAGGGATGCAAAATAATGAGGAGTTAGTAGTAAGTAATTATTAGTGAGTAGTTTTCCACCAACTACTAACCCCTAACCCCTAACCCCTAACCCCTAACATCGCTATGACATTACTATTGGCAGGAGATATCGGCGGTACGAAAACCATTTTGAGGTTGGTTGAGGTATCAGAGCAACTGCTTTTACACAATGTTTATGAGGAACGACACCGCAGTGGCGATTTTCCCGATTTAGTACCGATGGTGCAGCAGTTTCTGAAAAACTCAGGTGCATCGCTACCACAAAAAGCTTGTTTTGCGATCGCAGGTCCGGTTGTGAACAATACAGCCAAGCTAACCAATTTAGCCTGGTTTCTGGAGAGCAAACGATTGCAAGAAGAATTGGGTATTGCCCAAGTGAACCTAATCAATGACTTTGCGGCTGTTGGCTATGGTGTGTTGGGTTTAAGCGCACAAGATATCCTAACGTTACAACCGGGGAAACCCAACGTGGATGCCCCTATTGCAATTATTGGTGCTGGTACTGGATTGGGACAAGGATTTTTAATTAAGCAGGGTTCTAGCTATCAAATTTTTTCTTCAGAGGGGGGTCATGCGGACTTTGCTCCCCGTACTGAGTTAGAGTTTCAACTGTTAAAATATTTATTGGATAAACATGATATCCAGCGTGTTTCTGTAGAACGCGTTGTGTCTGGATTGGGCATTGTAGCCATTTATCAATTTTTACGCGATCGCAAAACCATTGCTGAATCACCGGAAATTGCCCAAATTGTTAGAGCTTGGGAACAAGAGGCGGGTAAGCCGGAGAAAAGTGTCGATCCGGGTGCTGCTATAGGTAAAGCAGCACTCGAAAAAACCGATAGACTTTCAGAACAAACAATAGAGTTATTTGTAGGGGCGTATGGAGCAGAAGCAGGGAATTTAGCCCTAAAACTTCTACCTTACGGTGGTTTATATATTGCAGGTGGCATTGCCCCCAAAATACTGCCCCTGTTACAAGAAGACAAGTTCATATTAAACTTCACTCAGAAAGGTAGAATGCGTAGTTTACTGGAAGACATTCCCGTGCATGTCATTCTTAATCAAGAAGTGGGATTAATAGGTGCTGCTATTGCTGCAACTAGGTTATAACTGCTAGCAGCATTGTTTAAAGTAAAAACTATGACAAACAGAAGTTTGCTGTCACTCTTGACAGCCACTTTTCTATTTACTGCATCTGCTGCGGTTGAAGCTAGCTCAGCCAAACGCCCGCTTTCTCAAACTAAACCACTGGCTGCTCAACCAGTTAAGTCACAATGGAAAGTCTTTACGCCCCCAGATGGACGCTTTACAGTCTTAATGCCCGGTCTGCCAAGAATTGAGTCTCAAACTCAAAAAACTCACATGGGCGAGATTCAACTGCAAGTCTTTGTGGCTCAACCTCCCAACCAAGAAGTGGCTTATCTTGTTGCTTATAATGATTTCCCCGATAACTACGGTCAAATGGCATCAGCCCAAGAAGTTTTGGATGACGCCCAGCAAATGGCTCTAAAAACAACTCAAAGCAATTTACTCGGTCAGAAGGATATTCGCAGTTCAAACGGTCATCCCGGTAGAGAAATCGAGTACGTTAATTCTGGAGGAAAAATTACAAAGAATCGGATGTATTTTGCTGAAGGTCGTTTGTATCAGGTTATGGTAATCACTACTAAAAAGCAGCAAAAAACAATCGGTGGTTCCATTACAGGTTATTTAAACTCTTTTCAAGTAGTCTTGAAGAAGTAATATGGCTAATGGCTGATGGCTAATGGCTGATGGCTAATGGCTAATGGCTGATGGCTAATGGCTAATAGTCAAATTAGCCCTCCCTTGTATCTCAAGAGCGGAGACGCTAAGCGCAAAGCGCACGCTCCGCGATGCCGCAGGCTATGCCCGTAAGGGCTATACGCATCGCGAAGCTATGCCCGCAACGGCTTACGCCCTCCCTTGTTCGCCAGTTGCCAGGGCGTGGGAAACCCTCCTGCAGCACTGGTCTGACCATTAGCCATTAGCTATTAGCCATTAGCAACTATTTCAGTAGTTTCACAATTTCCATCTGCAAAATAAGTATATAAAATGATTAAGTGTCCAGCATCCGCGAGGGTGGTTTGCAGCTGGAAACGGACGCTGAATAAAAACTTAGATTGTATTATTACTAGTACAGTTCGGCTTAATGAAAATGACTATAACAGAAGTTAGTACTCCTGTAGGGAGCTACGCACCAGATTTTGAACTACCAGGAATTGATGGTCAGGTACACCATCTTAGCAAATATCTGGAAAAGTTCCGTGCAGTCGGCGTCATTTCAATGTCTAACCACTGTCCTTATGTTGAGTTGTATGTAGAAAGATTGAAAAACATTCAAGCTGAATTTGGCTCTCAAGGTTTTACACTCATCGGCATGAATGGTAGCGATCTCACAATAGAACCATCAGAAACCTTTGACCAAATGCGGTCTTTTGCCAAAGCCAAGGGTTTGAACTTTCCCTACTTGTGGGACCCAACTCAAGAGGTAACTCGTAGTTTTGGGACTAGTACAACACCAATGGCGTTTCTTATAAATGCTGAGGGTGTCGTTCGCTA
It encodes the following:
- a CDS encoding glucokinase, translated to MTLLLAGDIGGTKTILRLVEVSEQLLLHNVYEERHRSGDFPDLVPMVQQFLKNSGASLPQKACFAIAGPVVNNTAKLTNLAWFLESKRLQEELGIAQVNLINDFAAVGYGVLGLSAQDILTLQPGKPNVDAPIAIIGAGTGLGQGFLIKQGSSYQIFSSEGGHADFAPRTELEFQLLKYLLDKHDIQRVSVERVVSGLGIVAIYQFLRDRKTIAESPEIAQIVRAWEQEAGKPEKSVDPGAAIGKAALEKTDRLSEQTIELFVGAYGAEAGNLALKLLPYGGLYIAGGIAPKILPLLQEDKFILNFTQKGRMRSLLEDIPVHVILNQEVGLIGAAIAATRL
- a CDS encoding thioredoxin family protein, producing the protein MTITEVSTPVGSYAPDFELPGIDGQVHHLSKYLEKFRAVGVISMSNHCPYVELYVERLKNIQAEFGSQGFTLIGMNGSDLTIEPSETFDQMRSFAKAKGLNFPYLWDPTQEVTRSFGTSTTPMAFLINAEGVVRYKGQIDDNPQNLELVEQQYLKQAIACLLRGQEILLTETEPVGTPLGIGY